A stretch of DNA from Candidatus Binatia bacterium:
ATCAGCGTTTGTGGATGACCCGGAGGTGATTCGCGACACCGTGCTATTCATTTGGGCGCTCGGCGTGTCCCAACCTTTTATGGCGATCGACTTCACGCTGGGTGGGGCGTTGCGCGGGGCCGGCGACACCCGCTTCCCGCTCTTGACGGTGTTTGTCGGGTTTTATGGGTGCCGCCTCGGGTGCGCCTACATGGTTTCTCACGTGATGCATTGGGACTTGCAGTGGCTGTGGTTCTCGTTGGTTGGAGACTACATCGCGCGTGCAGTGCTGAAAGCATGGCGCTTTCGAAGCGAACGCTGGCAACAAGTTGTGGTTTGAGCGCGTTGCCTTGTTCCGCACCGCCGCTAGGGCCGCTTCGCACCTTGCGTGAGCCTTCTCCGCGGCCTTTTCGTTGACAACCGGAACACCGCTGGCTAAACGGCAGCGCCGCATCAAATCCGCTTTGCGCTTGAATTCCGGAGCGGAAACATCGTCAACGGGGCGTCGCTGATGATCGAAGTACGAAACTTGACCAAGCGCTACGGGGAAATCACCGCGGTTTCGAACATTAGCTTTACCGCGGAAAAGGGGCAGATCCTCGGGTTTTTGGGCCCGAACGGTGCCGGCAAAACCACTACCATGCGGATCATCACCGGTTTCATGCCCGCCACTTCGGGCACGGTGAAAATTGCCGGGTACGACATTTTCGAAGACTCGTACGAGTGCCGGCGCCGCATTGGTTACCTTCCCGAGTCGCCTCCGCTGTACAACGATATGACGGTCCTCACCTACCTGCGCTTCGTGGGCCGCATCCGTGGAATCGCCAAGGCGGACTTGAACGATGCGGTGGACCGCGTGCTGCGCTCTTGTGGGTTAACCGATGTCCCCCATCGAGTGATCGGTCATCTTTCCAAAGGCTATCGGCAAAGAGTTGGCCTTGCGCAGGCGATGATTCACAGCCCTGCAGTGTTAGTGCTGGACGAGCCCACCATCGGGCTCGATCCGCGGCAGATCATTGACATTCGCACGCTGATCAAAGAGCTGGCTGCGGACCGCACCGTGATCTTGTCTACGCATATCCTGCCGGAGGTGTCCCAGCTTTGCGACAAGGTCGTGATCATCAATCAGGGGCGCATCGTCGTGGAGGATCTCTTGGAGAACCTCACGAAGGACACCACCTTGGAGCAGGTATTCTTGCGCTACATTAGTCAGGATACGGCGGTTCCTGCTGGGGCAGTGGCGGAGGGATCTGCATGAAAAACGCGTTTACGATCGCCGGCAAAGAGCTGCGGGCCGCTTTCGTTTCGCCCATTGCCTACGTCGTTTTGACGGGCTTCATGCTTTTGGGCGGGTGGTTCTTCTTTAACCTTCTGAACCGGTTCAATTTCCTTGTCCAGATCTACATGAGCTTTCGCAGCCCTGAAGTCCAAAGCCGACTCAACCTCAACGAGCTGGTGGTGGCACCGCTTCTCGGAAATCTTTCCGTTGTGCTGATCATTCTGGTGCCGGTGATCACCATGCGGTCGTTTGCCGAAGAGAAACGTGCCGGCACTTATGAGCTACTGCTCACGTCGCCCCTTTCCATTGCGGAAATCGTGATCGGCAAGTTCATCGGCGTCGTCGCATTCCTCTTGATCATGCTGGGGCTCACTGCAGTGTACCCGGCAATCTTGTTGATTTACGGTAATCCGGAGCCCGGTATCATTGCTGCCGGATACTTGGGGTTGTTTTTGCTCGCCGTCTCCTTCGCCACCGTCGGGCTTCTCACCTCTTCTTTTACGGATAACCAAATCGTCGCCGCGGTCAGTTGTCTCATCGTTCTCTTATTGCTGTACGTGATCTCCTGGCCAGCGGAGACAGCGGGGCCGACGCTGGCCGCGGTGTTGCGTTACCTGTCGTTAACCGAACATTTCTCCGAGATGGTCAAGGGCGTCATCGAAACCAAAGATCTCATTTACTTCGGGAGCGTGATCGTTTTAGCCCTGTACTTGACGCACCGTTCGGTCGAGTCGGTTCGCTGGAGGTAAACCGTGCGCCGAAGTCAATCGCTTCTCGGACTCCTGGGGCTCGTGTTTTTGTTGTTCGCGGTGATCGCGGGCGCCTTCACTGGCGGCCGCACGATCATTGATGTCGTGTACATTGCCGCGAACGGTGTGGCCGGGGTCTTTTGTCTGATCGCGTACCTCAGTGCTGGCCTCGAACAGGTACGTCACGTCGTCAGCGAAAGGTCCACCCGTTACGGAGCCAACGTCATTGTTGGGTCGTTGGCCTTTCTCGGCGTCTTGATTGTTTTGAATTACTTGGGGGCACGCCACAGCAAGCGCTTCGACCTCACCGAGCAAAAGGTTTACAGCCTTTCGGATCAGTCGGTCAATGTGGTGAAAAACCTCGAGAATGAGCTCAAAATGATTGCCTTTGTCGAGGGGGGCATTAATCCGGAACTGCGGGACCTTTTGAGTAACTATGCCCGCTACTCTTCAAAGGTCTCCTACGAGCTGGTCGATCCGGACAAGCAGCCAGAGTTGGCAGAAAAATATCAAATCCGAACCTACAACACGGTGCGTGTCGAGTACGGTAACGAGAGCACGCTGGTTACGCAGCCGACCGAAGAAAACATTACCAACGCCATCATCAAGGTAACCCGGAAAACCCGGAAGGTCGTGTGCGTTATCGAGGGTCACGGCGAACCGGATCTCGACGACTTACAGAGCCCCAAGGGATTGGCGAGCTTTCGAACGGCACTCACCAACGAAAATTACGAAGTCAAAAAAGTTCTTTTAGCCTCGGAACCGAAGGTTCCCGATGACTGCAGCGTTGTGGTGATTGCTGGCCCCCAGCGGCCGTTCCTCGATCACGAGATGCAGGCGATCGAGTCTTACCTGGACGGTGGCGGGCGTTTACTGGCGCTCATCCCACCGCGCACCGGTGCGGAGTTCGGGCCGGTGCTGGAGAAGTGGGGTGTCAAGCTCGGGAACGATGTGGTCGTGGACCAAGTGGTGCGCCTGTTTCAGGGCCCGGCATTGGGGCTCACACCGCTGGCCAACACGTACGGCTTCCATGAAATCACGCGGGACTTCAAACAGCGAACGATCTTTCCGATGACTCGCTCCGTGAAGGCAGACGCTGCCGGAAAATCTGGCCTCACCGCAGTGGAGCTGGTCAAAACAAGCCCGTCGAGTTGGGGTGAAACCGATCTCGACGGCGTGTTCCAGCGCGGCGAGGCATCGCTCGACGGGAGCAGTGATCTCAAAGGTCCCGTTCCGGTGGCCGTTGCCGTAGAGGCGAACCTCAAACAGATGGGCAAGGAAAAAGACGGTTCCGCGCGACTCGTGGTGTTCGGCAGCATCGAGTTCGCTTCGAATCGGGAGCTCGACGGAACGTTCTACAATCGCGATTTATTGATGAATGCCGTTGGCTGGTTAGTGGGAGAGAGCGACTTGGTCTCCATTCGCCCCCGAGGCATTCGCGCTTCGCGGATCCAATTTACGCCGGAGCAAAGCCTCATGACCTTCTACCTCACCGTGCTGCTCATTCCCCAACTCCTGCTCATCGCCGGAATCGCCGTCTGGTGGCGGCGTGAGTAGCGCCCGAATCCACGCACGAGGCTCGAGGTTATGCGCCTGCGCACGACGATCGTTCTCTTACTGATCCTCGCCGGGCTGGGAGCTTACCTTTACTGGATGGAGCTTCCGCGCCAGCAAAAAGAAGCCGAGGCAAAGAAACTCTTCCAATTCAAACCGGAAGACGTCGTAGAGCTGCGCCTGCATTTTCAAGATCGCAACATTCTCCTGAAAAAAAGCGGCGAGTCGTGGCGCTTAGCAGAGCCGATCGATGCCCCGGCGGACGAAATTACGATAAAGAATCTCCTGAACACGATTGCCGAGTGCGAGGTCAAGCGCGACCTCGAAGACGCCACGGATCTCAAGCAGTTCGGCCTGGATCCTCCGTTTGTGACGCTGACGGTCAAACTCAAGGATCGGCAGTTGCCGGAGGTTGCGGTTGGAAAAAACACGCCGGTAGGTTTTTCTGCTTACTTGCAACGCCTCGATGATAAAAAGGTGCGGCTCACCACCTCGGCGTTTCGAGCTGGTTTGGACAAGCAAGTCAAGGATTTGCGCGATAAAGCCATCTTGAACTTCACTGACGACGACGTGCAGCGTTTCTCGCTCGTCCGCTCCGATGGCACGATTACGCTGGCACGCAAGGACGGCCAGTGGGCAATCGAGCAGCCCGGAAATTTTGCTGCGGACGGGCCGACCGTTCGTTCCTTTCTCTCCACCCTTCGCTCCATGCGCGCGATCGATTTCCCGAACGATCAGCCCACCGATTTGTCGCCCTACGGGCTCGACAATCCCCGCCTGCGGGTGGTGCTGTTCCTTGGCAAGGACCAAGCAGAGAAGCACGTGTTGATTGGGCGCGAAAACCCCGAAAAGAGCACCGAAATTTACGTGCAAACAAGCGGCCTACCGACGATTTACACCGTCAGCGACTGGGTGTGGCGCGACTTGAACAAAAACCTCAACGACTTCCGTGACAAAACGGTGCTGGCTTACGACGCCGACCAAGTCAAAGCGATCGAGGTGACGCGAGCGGACGGCTCCTCCTTCCGCGTGGTTGCCAGCGAGCAAGGTCAGTGGAAGGTCGAAGGCCAAGAAGGCAAGCCAGCCGAGAGCATCCTTCGCCAGTGGGTGCAAGATATTCACGACCTACGTGGCTACGAGATCGCGAGTGACAGCCCATCGGATCCCGCGCCTTACGGTTTGGACAAACCCATGCTCACCTTGCGACTCGTAGGTCCGCAGCAAGAGGAGCTCGGCGTCATCCGGATTGGCGTGGTCACTACCGAGCAGGGCTCGAAGGAATACTTTGCCAGCGGTTCTCGCACTCCGACAGTCTTTAAGGTGCGCGACTACCTGGTCACCCGCTTGAACAAGTCGGCCCAAGACTTCATCGAGAAGCCGACGCCGACGCCCGGTGGCCCCACTCCCACTCCTGGGGAGGACGAGGCGACTGATGAAGAAGATTTCGACGAGGAACCGTTAGACTAGAACGGTCGTTCGCAAGGCAGCGAGCAGAGCATCCACCTCGTCGTCGGTTCCCACGGTGATGCGCAAAGCGTCGTACAACTCCGGGGTTTCAAAATAACGGACCAGAATCCGCTGCTCTTTCAAGGCCCGATACAGTCGGCCTACATGCTCGCCGGGCTTGCGCGCCAAGACAAAATTCGCCTGACTTTGCGGGACATCAAAACCGAGTTGCCTCAGCTCGACCACAAGCCGTGCGCGGGTGGCTCGGATGCGCCGGACATTTTGGCGCATCCAGTCGTAGTCCTCGAGGGCTGCGCGGGCGCCGGCGATACTCAGCCGATCGAGGTTGTACGAATCCTTCACTTTGGAAAGCTCGGAAATCGTAGCCGCGTTGCCGAGGGCGAGCCCCACACGAAGGCCTGCCAGGGAGAACGACTTCGAGAACGTTCGAAGCACAACAAGATTGGGAAACTCCCGAATGAGCCCGATGGCACTTTCTTCAGCGAAGTCCACGTACGCCTCGTCTACAACCACCAGTGTGCCGCTGCGGTTCTTTAGTAGCCCCCGCAGAAGATCCATCTCCACTCCGGTTCCCGATGGGGAGTTCGGATGGCACACAAAGATCACCTTGGCGGCGGTTTCGCTGAGTTCGAGCGGAAAAGAAAAATCCTTCGGGTACGGGATCCGGACCGCCCTAGCCCCTTGGATCTCCACCAGCGTATCGTAGAGGCTGTACGTCGGATAGGGATAGGCGACGGTGTCCTCCCGTTCCACGCAGGCCCGCACAATCAGGGACAAAAGCTCGTCGGACCCATTTCCTACAAGCACCTGCTCGGGGCTCAGTCCGTAACGGCGCGCGGCCGCTTCGCGTAAGACGCGCGCTGTTGGATCTGGGTACAAGCGCAAGCGCTCATCGGCCGCGGCTCGAATTGCTTCGATAACCCGTGGCGACGGCGGATACGGATTCTCGTTGGTATTGAGTTTGATGAACCCCGGCTCCTGGGGCTGCTCCCCTGGCACATACGGCCGCATGGCCCGGACCACACTGCGTATCCAGGGGGTACTCATGGGTCTTCCAGCTAGCAAACCCCGGTATGCGAGCAAATAAGTAAGAGAGACCCTTTGAACCTCTGGCCGACCCTTTCCGCACCACGCGGCTGCTCTTAGGATAGTTGCGATGATCGACGCAGACATTTTGCTCGGCCTCCAGCAAGCGTATGCAGACCTCAGCAAGTTGGCGGACGATGCCGGGCGGCTGACTGAACTTCGCCCCTGGATCGAAAACGAGCTAACAGCCAAGTTGTTCGAACTGGGCCGGCGCTTGCGTCGCATGCAATGGACTTTACCGGCCGAGCAGGTCGTCGGGGAGCTGGCTCAAGAGGTTCATGACTTGCAGGCGCAAATCCGCCAACGAGCAGAAGCCGTCTGCACCACTACGCTATTCCGAGCGGCCCGCACGGCCTTTCAAAATCGCGATTTCCCCCTGCTGGAAGAGCTTCTGCCGCGCTTATTTGCCGATTTAGAGGCGCGACACCGGCCGCCACAATTGCTGATTCCCTTCGATCCGAGCGGGCCACGGCGGCGGCCAGGGCAACCGCCGTTTCTGTCGCCTCGCGAAACAGCAGCGGCGTTGGAGAAGATCTTTCGAGAAGGGCTCGTCTTGCAAGCCCCGGAGTCCCCCCCATGGGTAGCAGGGTTTCCTTACGTTTTGGCAGCTTCGAATGCGGAAATCCTGGCCTCGCCGATCTGGCTCGTATGCGATGCCCCGACACTCTGGGCAGCGGTGCTTGTCGATACCAGTGAGCCTGGGGCTTGGCGGATATACGCGGATGTGCTGCGCCGGTTCAGCGCGGTGGGAATCGCCGAGAGCGTGGAAGACGAATGGTGGCTGGTGCAAGACCGCCCCTTCTCAGAGTATCGAGCAGAACTGGCAACCGCTCTTCGAACAGTCGGAATCGAATGTCTTCCGGCTGGTCCCGCTGGAAAGGTGAACTGACGGATCGCCTATCTCGAGCGAAAATCGCGCCACAGGGACAACTGTACCGCCCCGCCACGAGTGCGCTTGCACTGCCCGCGAATCTACAGCATGCACCTGAAAGGTTGGGTATATCGAATTTCCAATCGTCGCGTCCCCGAGCCGGCACGGGCCGCAAATCTCGCAGTGACGCCACAAAGGCTTGCGACGGCTGTGCGGTGTGCTCTGCCGCGTCGGCAGCATCGGGAACGCTACGCGGATGCGGACAACGAACGTACACCTCGACCTCTGCCGCGAGGTTGACGTCGCCTTTGACTGCCGGCGGGCGAGGCGCGTAATATCGTCCAGGCTGTCCGCGGCGGTGCCGCGTATCCGCTAGCCCGTAAAGTGAAGCACCACTGCGCCGCGAACATCTTTTTGGCCGCCGTTCTGGATCGGTCGACGTACGTGGATAATTGCCTCCCCGCTCGCCAACGCGCCAACGTGCTCCGCGGGGCGGGCGCTCCCTGTGGCGGTGCACCCATGCGGAATGTGCCGCAGGAAGAAAGCGGTGATCTTCCCGGTTCCCGCAACGCCTAGGCTCCGGGTCTACGGTGGGGGCGGATGCCGCCCGCCAGGCAGTTGCGTTGACACTCCCGGCAGGTGCTGTTAGGCGCGGCGGGATCCTTATGAGTCGTGTCCGTACACGCTTTGCGCCGAGTCCAACGGGCTACTTGCATCTTGGAGGCGCGCGGACCGCGCTGTTCAATTATCTGTTCGCACGCCATCACCGCGGCCAATTTATCCTCCGCATAGAGGACACGGACCGGGAACGATCCACTCCCGAGGCCATTCAGGCAATCCTGGATGCCATGCTCTGGCTCAAGTTGGATTGGGACGAAGGGCCGTTCTACCAGAGCCAGCGGTTGCCTCTCTATCAGGAACACGCGGAGCGCTTGCTAGCCTCTGGTCACGCGTACCGATGTTATTGCACTCAGGAGGAACTCGAGGCCAAACGTGAGGCGGCCCTGAAAGTAGGGCGGAAACCCATGTACGACCGCACGTGCCGGAACCGTACCGTTGCGCCAACGGATCGGCCATTCGCGATTCGATTCAAGACACCTCTGGATGGGGTGACCGTGGTCGAGGATTTGGTCAAGGGACACGTCACCTTCGAAAATGCCGAGCTCGATGACCTCATTATCGTGCGTTCCGATGGGAGCCCGACATATAACCTCTGTGCGGTGGTGGATGATGCCCTCATGCAAATCACGCACGTCATTCGTGGCGACGACCACCTCACCAACACCCCCAAGCAAATCCTCATCTATCGTGCTCTCGGTTATCCGGTTCCCGCGTTCGCCCACGTACCTCAGATCTTGGGACCCGATCGCACTCGTCTCAGCAAGCGCCACGGTGCAACCTCGGTGCTGGCTTACCGGGATATGGGCTACCTGCCGGACGCACTCGTGAACTACTTGGCCCGCCTGGGTTGGTCTTACGGAGACCAGGAAATTTTCACACGCGAAGAACTCATCGAGAAGTTCTCCTTGGAACATGTGGGGAAGTCGGCGGGGGTGTACAACGCCGAAAAGCTGGAATGGGTCAACTTCCATTACATCAAAACTACTCCCGCCGCAGAACTGGCTCGTGCCGTGCGACCGTTTATTGAAGCCAAAGGCTACAAGGTGCCTGGGGATGACGCCTGGTTGGCGAAAATGGTGGCCACTCTACAGGAACGCGCCAAGACGCTCGTGGAGTTAGTGGAGTTGGGCCGATTTTACCTGGTAGAAGAAGTTCCTCTGCCGACAGAGCTGGTACAAAAGTATTTTCGTCTAGAGGTCTTGCCCGCGCTCGAGCGCTTGCGCACTGCGCTGGAGCGGTTAGACACGTGGTCGGTGGAAACTATCCAAGCGGTTTTCACGCAGGTGATCCAAGAATTTCAATTAGCCTTGGGCAAAGTGGCGCAACCCGTTCGTATCGCGGTGACAGGGGGAACTGTGAGCCCAGGCATTTTTGAAGTTTTGGATGTGCTGGGCAAGGCGGCGACGCTTGCTCGTCTCGACCGAGCCCTAGAGTTCGCAAAAAGAATCGTCGCTGCGCCCGCAGCCGAACCGCCCAGCGCTTGACTCGTTTTGCTTCTCCGCTTAATTGTTGAGGCGCTGAGTTTGTTGAGGAGTCGGCTAATTGGCAAGCCACCTGACTCTGGATCAGGCGATTGTAGGTTCGAGTCCTACCTCCTCAGCTCAGTGGCTCGGCGGCCGGGCGGCCAGCCGCCCGGCCGTGTTTTTGTGCAGTGGTGGTCCCATCGTCTAGCGGTTAGGACGCCGGCCTCTCACGTCGGTAACAGGGGTTCGAATCCCCTTGGGACCATCCCTTCATACTGGCCGGGTGCGAACTCTCGGCTCGGAAAGTTCTTGGCCCGACCCGCACCGGTTCAATGTTTGGAATTCCAGTAGTGCCGCACCCTCCGGATCAGAACCAACACGGACAGGCCCGCAATTGCCAGCATCAAAAGGCGATGCTCCAAGCGGAGCAACATCGGCAGGAGTCTCGAGAGCTGACTTGCGAACACAAAGCCAACAAGCGCAAACACGGCCGACCAAAGGGGACATGCCAGCAAGTCAAACATGCCGAACCAGCCGTACGAGAGGCGATTCATGCCCCAGTACAGCATGCTGGCAACCCGCGCGCCCGGTACCAAGCGGGCCAAAACGATTTCGAACGGGCCCCAACGCCCTGTTGCACGATGCATGGGGGCAAAGCGGCGAAGCCAAGGCATGTGGGCGCCCCAGCGGCCAATCCAGTAAAAAAAGGTGTCGGCCGTAAATGCGCCCAAAGCACCAGCAAGCCACGCGGCCAAGGGCGAAACGACTCCATAATGTGCGAGCCCGCCGGCCACGAGCATGACCGTATCGCCCTCCACCACGCATCCGAGATAAATGAGGGTCGGGCCGTTTCGAGCGAGGAATGGTTCCAGGTCCATACCGGGACGTCCATGCTAACTCTTCGGGCCCTATGTCCCCTTGGCCTGCTTCCACAACGCCCGAAGTGCTTCCTTGTCCGGCTTGAACATGGCTGTCAGCGGCATGGCCTGCAAGATCGTCACACCATCCGGCCGCTTGAAACTCGCTAACTGCTCGCCCACGAAGGCCCGCAATTCCGCCAGAGTCGGCGGATCCTCTTGTTTCTTAGGAACGACAAACGCCCAACCAATTTCACCGAGCCGCGCGTCCGGCACACCGACTATCGCCACCTGCCCGACCTTTGGGTGCCGCGACAACAGGGATTCGATCTCCATTGGATACACGTTGAAGCCGCCTCGGATGTACATTTCCTTGATTCGTCCCCTCAAGTGCAGGTAACCCTCTTCGTCGAGCATTCCGAGATCGCCAGTGTGAACCCAGCCTTCCGGGTCAATGACTTGCGCTGTGGCATCAGGGTCATTCCAGTAGCAAGCCATCGTTGCCGGAGAGCGCACGACCACCTCTCCGATAGCGCCTGCGGGCAGCGTGCGGTTCGCCTCGTCCACGATCCGCACTTCTACCCCTGGTGTCGGCTTGCCGACCGTGCCGCAGACTCGCTCCGGTGGATCGGAGGGTAGCGAGGCAGTCGCAATTCCGACCTCCGTCGAGGAGTAGCGTACGCTGACCACGGCACCCAACTCATCGCGCACGCGCTGGACCAATTCGGGCGCGACGGGTGCACCGCCCAACAACACGCTACGCAGCGACCGCAGATCGTATCGACCGCGCGCAGGGTGGTCGAGTAAAGCAATCATCTGGGTTGGGAACGCGCCGATGTGTGGAAGCTTTTCGGCTTCGATCGTTGCCAAAACCAGTTCCGGGTCGAAGCGGTCGTGAACGATGGACAGCGCACCAAGCCCGATCGGAACAGCCACGCGGGCCATCGTGCCGAGATGAGCGAAGGAAGTCCCCGCTGCCAGGTGCTTGCGCACCGGTTCCAAGCCGCTTGCATACCGCCGGTTTTCGATCTCCGCCAAAGCGAGCACGTTACGGTGCTGGTAACAGGCGCCTTTGGGCAGCCCTGTCGTCCCGCTCGTGAATACGATGGCCACCGGTGCTTCGGGAGAAACTCGGACCTCTGGCACCGGCGCTGTTTTCGGGGCCAACTGCTTGACCAACTGACCAGTGTCCGCAAATTCGTCAGGTTCGATCCAGACGCATTCGGCCAAATTCGAAGCGCCCCCACGCACTTCTTCGACGAGACGCTCGAAGTCCGTGCCCTCGTGGGCGCGCCGGACGCCAAGCAGCATGCGAGCCCCGCTGCGGCGCAGAATCGCACCAATTTCTTGGCGCCGGTAGCGCAAGTTGATGCCTGCCGTCACCAAGCCCATGCGCGCCGCTCCGAGGTACGCCACTAGATAAAAGGGTGTCGAGGGCAGTAGGAGTGCAACTACATCCCCTGGTCGAAGCCCTCGCGCCCGGTAAAGGGCCGCCATTTGGTCAGCCCAAGCGGACCAATCCCGGTACGTTACCACCTCGTTCCGGTAGGCGAACGCCGGGGCGGTTGGGTACTCCTTCGCGGCACGATACAAAAGCTCGCCCAACGTGGACGCCGTCAGCATGAATGCTCCTCCTACCACGATCGGGCGCGTTCCTCTACGCGGCCGCCTCGCCTGCCCTCGCTTGCGTGAACCCTCTCTGCGTTGATAATGCCGTAGCCACGCCGATGGAGGGGAACGCAAACCTCGCTGGATTTCGCATTCTCGACTGCACGGAAGAATCTGGCTACCTCGCCGGTAAGCTCCTCGCCGAACTCGGAGCCGAAGTCATCAAAGTCGAGCCACCCAGTGGAGATCCTGGCCGGTATCGTCCGCCCTTCATTGGCGCCAATCCAAACCCCGAGTTGTCGGTGCCGTGGCTTGCGCTCAACACGAGCAAACGCAGTGTGACGTTAGATCTAGCGAGCGCTGCCGATCGTGAGCTTTTTTTAGCGCTCGTGGCCACTGCCGATGCTGTGTTGGAAACCGCGGGCGCGAATGCCACTCTGGGCCCGCTGGCTCATGGGATCGACGAGGCCATGCTTCGGGCAGCGAATCCGAACATTGCGATCTGCCGCTTGAGTCCCTTCGGCCTCCACGGCCCGTATGCGTCCCGTCGCGGCTCCGACCTGACCGTTCTCGCTCTCGGGGGAAACTTGTATCCCACGGGTAATCCGGATCGGGCCCCTGTAAGGTGTGCGCTGCCCGTGTCGCACTTTCACGGGGGTCTCGAGCTTGCAGTTGCCACCGTCTTTGCTCTCTGGTCGCGAAGCGTTCACGGCGTGGCGCAAACTGTGGATGTTTCTTTGCAGGAGTGTTTGACCATCCCCAACATGACCACGCCCACCCAGTATCCGTTTACAGGATTCAAGGGCCGGCGTGTGGGTGGCGGCTTTCGGGGGGCAAAGGCTTTCTTTCGGGAGTTGTGGCCGTGCAAAGACGGCTGGATCTCTTTTGCCCTACGTGGCGGACCGGCGCGCAATCCCGGCATTCAGGCGTTGGTTGACTACATGCGGGAGTGCGGCGTAGCGGACCCAGCATTGGACCGCGATTGGCTGCAGTACAATCACAATACCGTCTCCCAGGAAGAAGTGGACGCCATCGAGGCTGCCCTTGGAGCCTTCTTCCGTACGAAAACGATGGAAGAGCTGTTTCGCGTCGCTTGCGAACGTAACCTGCTTTTGGCGCCTGCATTGAGCGCACGCGAAATCGTGCGCTCGCGACAGCTTGCAGCCCGGGAGTTCTTTGTCGACCTCGAAGATCGCGGGCGGGGGTTGATTCTTCGCTACCCGGCGGCCTTTGCGCGGACTTCCCTGGGTCCCGCTCGCGTTCGTGCTCCCGCCCCACGTTTGGGAGAACACAACCAGCTTATCCTCGAGCCCCTGCGTAAGGGCAAATTAAGGGGGAAGGCCGAGGAGCAGGCATGATCGAGGGACTGTTCCGTAACTTACGCGTTCTGGAGTTTGGCGGAGGCGCTGCCGGACCACTGGCCACGCGCTACTTCGCCGACCATGGTGCCACGGTGGTCCGCGTCGAGTCTCGAGTACGGCCGGATTTCATTCGTCTGTTACGCTACACGCCGGGTGACCCAGCCGGCTTGGACGGGAGCCACATGTTCGCCATGGTCAACGTCAACAAGCTCGGCATTGCACTGGATATGTCGCATCCCCGGTCGCGCGAGGTCGCGCTGCGGCTCGTAGACTGGTGCGACGTGCTGGCG
This window harbors:
- the hisC gene encoding histidinol-phosphate aminotransferase, giving the protein MSTPWIRSVVRAMRPYVPGEQPQEPGFIKLNTNENPYPPSPRVIEAIRAAADERLRLYPDPTARVLREAAARRYGLSPEQVLVGNGSDELLSLIVRACVEREDTVAYPYPTYSLYDTLVEIQGARAVRIPYPKDFSFPLELSETAAKVIFVCHPNSPSGTGVEMDLLRGLLKNRSGTLVVVDEAYVDFAEESAIGLIREFPNLVVLRTFSKSFSLAGLRVGLALGNAATISELSKVKDSYNLDRLSIAGARAALEDYDWMRQNVRRIRATRARLVVELRQLGFDVPQSQANFVLARKPGEHVGRLYRALKEQRILVRYFETPELYDALRITVGTDDEVDALLAALRTTVLV
- the gltX gene encoding glutamate--tRNA ligase, giving the protein MSRVRTRFAPSPTGYLHLGGARTALFNYLFARHHRGQFILRIEDTDRERSTPEAIQAILDAMLWLKLDWDEGPFYQSQRLPLYQEHAERLLASGHAYRCYCTQEELEAKREAALKVGRKPMYDRTCRNRTVAPTDRPFAIRFKTPLDGVTVVEDLVKGHVTFENAELDDLIIVRSDGSPTYNLCAVVDDALMQITHVIRGDDHLTNTPKQILIYRALGYPVPAFAHVPQILGPDRTRLSKRHGATSVLAYRDMGYLPDALVNYLARLGWSYGDQEIFTREELIEKFSLEHVGKSAGVYNAEKLEWVNFHYIKTTPAAELARAVRPFIEAKGYKVPGDDAWLAKMVATLQERAKTLVELVELGRFYLVEEVPLPTELVQKYFRLEVLPALERLRTALERLDTWSVETIQAVFTQVIQEFQLALGKVAQPVRIAVTGGTVSPGIFEVLDVLGKAATLARLDRALEFAKRIVAAPAAEPPSA
- the dedA gene encoding membrane protein, which codes for MDLEPFLARNGPTLIYLGCVVEGDTVMLVAGGLAHYGVVSPLAAWLAGALGAFTADTFFYWIGRWGAHMPWLRRFAPMHRATGRWGPFEIVLARLVPGARVASMLYWGMNRLSYGWFGMFDLLACPLWSAVFALVGFVFASQLSRLLPMLLRLEHRLLMLAIAGLSVLVLIRRVRHYWNSKH
- a CDS encoding AMP-binding protein, translated to MLTASTLGELLYRAAKEYPTAPAFAYRNEVVTYRDWSAWADQMAALYRARGLRPGDVVALLLPSTPFYLVAYLGAARMGLVTAGINLRYRRQEIGAILRRSGARMLLGVRRAHEGTDFERLVEEVRGGASNLAECVWIEPDEFADTGQLVKQLAPKTAPVPEVRVSPEAPVAIVFTSGTTGLPKGACYQHRNVLALAEIENRRYASGLEPVRKHLAAGTSFAHLGTMARVAVPIGLGALSIVHDRFDPELVLATIEAEKLPHIGAFPTQMIALLDHPARGRYDLRSLRSVLLGGAPVAPELVQRVRDELGAVVSVRYSSTEVGIATASLPSDPPERVCGTVGKPTPGVEVRIVDEANRTLPAGAIGEVVVRSPATMACYWNDPDATAQVIDPEGWVHTGDLGMLDEEGYLHLRGRIKEMYIRGGFNVYPMEIESLLSRHPKVGQVAIVGVPDARLGEIGWAFVVPKKQEDPPTLAELRAFVGEQLASFKRPDGVTILQAMPLTAMFKPDKEALRALWKQAKGT
- a CDS encoding CoA transferase → MLLLPRSGAFLYAAASPALACVNPLCVDNAVATPMEGNANLAGFRILDCTEESGYLAGKLLAELGAEVIKVEPPSGDPGRYRPPFIGANPNPELSVPWLALNTSKRSVTLDLASAADRELFLALVATADAVLETAGANATLGPLAHGIDEAMLRAANPNIAICRLSPFGLHGPYASRRGSDLTVLALGGNLYPTGNPDRAPVRCALPVSHFHGGLELAVATVFALWSRSVHGVAQTVDVSLQECLTIPNMTTPTQYPFTGFKGRRVGGGFRGAKAFFRELWPCKDGWISFALRGGPARNPGIQALVDYMRECGVADPALDRDWLQYNHNTVSQEEVDAIEAALGAFFRTKTMEELFRVACERNLLLAPALSAREIVRSRQLAAREFFVDLEDRGRGLILRYPAAFARTSLGPARVRAPAPRLGEHNQLILEPLRKGKLRGKAEEQA